From Synoicihabitans lomoniglobus, the proteins below share one genomic window:
- a CDS encoding sialidase family protein, with product MKSTFFSSRFCRGLLLGCLWVTGRVEAASPVVEAGFIYDEAPFPQCHASTIVETTRGTVLAAFFGGTHEKNRDVGIWLSRHEAKGWTPPVEVADGIQYYKTDGTAARHPTWNPVLFQPRRGPLMLFYKAGPNPRDWWGMLMTSTDDGRNWSTPQRLPEGVLGPIKNKPVQLADGTIVCPSSAESEETGWTVHLELTRDLGRTWTIVGPINTQDEFNAIQPSVLFHEDGRLQVLCRSKESVVTTSWSADQGRTWSAMTATELPNPNSGTDAVTLADGRQLLVYNPTTRLANGWGGPRSPLNVAISDDGVAWHDVAVLETDDAKHGYSYPAVIQTSDGLVHITYTWRREKVRHVVLDPRKFDS from the coding sequence ATGAAATCGACTTTCTTCTCTTCCCGTTTTTGCCGTGGTCTGCTGCTGGGTTGCCTATGGGTGACCGGCCGGGTCGAAGCCGCTTCACCGGTGGTCGAGGCGGGCTTCATTTACGACGAGGCGCCATTTCCCCAGTGCCACGCCTCCACCATCGTGGAGACCACGCGCGGAACGGTGCTGGCCGCGTTCTTCGGGGGCACGCACGAAAAGAACCGGGATGTCGGCATCTGGTTGTCGCGCCACGAGGCCAAGGGTTGGACCCCGCCGGTCGAGGTGGCCGATGGTATTCAGTATTATAAGACGGACGGCACGGCCGCGCGGCATCCGACGTGGAACCCCGTGCTTTTTCAACCGCGCCGCGGTCCGCTCATGTTGTTCTACAAGGCTGGACCGAATCCCCGGGACTGGTGGGGCATGCTCATGACCTCGACCGACGACGGCCGCAACTGGTCCACCCCGCAACGTTTGCCGGAGGGCGTGTTGGGACCGATCAAGAACAAGCCGGTGCAACTGGCCGACGGCACCATAGTTTGTCCCTCGAGCGCCGAAAGCGAGGAGACGGGATGGACGGTGCACCTCGAGCTCACCCGCGACCTCGGACGCACGTGGACCATCGTCGGCCCGATCAATACGCAGGATGAGTTCAACGCCATCCAGCCCAGTGTTTTGTTTCACGAAGACGGTCGATTGCAGGTCCTCTGCCGCAGCAAGGAAAGTGTCGTGACCACGAGTTGGTCGGCCGACCAGGGTCGCACGTGGAGCGCGATGACCGCAACGGAGCTGCCGAATCCCAACTCGGGCACCGACGCGGTGACCTTGGCCGATGGTCGACAGTTGTTGGTTTACAATCCGACCACGCGTCTGGCCAACGGTTGGGGCGGTCCGCGCTCGCCGCTCAACGTGGCCATTTCCGACGACGGTGTCGCGTGGCACGATGTTGCGGTGCTTGAAACCGATGACGCCAAGCACGGCTACTCCTATCCCGCCGTGATCCAAACGAGCGATGGTCTCGTTCACATCACCTACACCTGGCGTCGCGAAAAGGTCCGCCACGTGGTGCTCGACCCGCGGAAGTTCGATTCATGA
- a CDS encoding fucose isomerase produces the protein MSTSDSPSLVYLVANGDLRPSANVACWPGQVAMEKKLHQVVESLGARIVRAHPFDKAAGHGFISSQKQGMAIFADLPPTARVIVAESVWQYSHHVLAGLISHRGPILTVANWSGEAPGLVGMLNLNGSLTKAGVRYSTLWSESFEDDMFREKLSAWLSAGVCGHEIAHVHPFEAESLPPEAQRVAAVIAADLRRHKSIMGVFDEGCMGMFNAIIPDALLFPCGVFKERLSQSALYYATTEVPEAEARAVLEWYLAKGLTFHFGTDSATELTEDQVLQQCKLYIAAVRIADEFGCETIGIQYQQGLKDLLPASDLAEGTLNNDDRPPVARADGSIIRAGEAIVHFNEVDECAGLDGLLINRVHRAMKQPVETTLHDLRWGDRDASGTVDDYVWVWLISGSAPPAHHVGGWAGSDSHRQPPMYFRLGGGSLRGVAKPGEIVWSRIYVTDGRLNLDIGRGKVVELPAEETERRWQATTYQWPIMHAVTYGVSRDQMMARHQANHVQVAYAHSADEADATLQARAALAHELGITVSYCGTRADGSPF, from the coding sequence ATGAGCACCTCCGATTCTCCCTCCCTCGTTTACCTCGTTGCCAATGGCGATCTGCGACCCAGCGCGAATGTGGCCTGCTGGCCGGGCCAGGTGGCGATGGAAAAGAAACTCCACCAGGTGGTCGAGTCGCTCGGCGCCCGGATCGTGCGCGCGCATCCGTTTGATAAGGCGGCTGGACACGGTTTCATCAGCTCGCAAAAGCAGGGCATGGCGATTTTTGCCGATCTGCCACCGACGGCGCGGGTGATCGTGGCGGAGTCGGTTTGGCAGTATTCGCATCACGTGCTGGCCGGATTGATTTCGCACCGGGGTCCGATTCTGACGGTGGCCAATTGGAGCGGCGAAGCACCGGGATTGGTGGGCATGTTGAATCTCAATGGTTCCCTGACCAAGGCGGGGGTGCGTTACTCCACGTTGTGGAGCGAGTCGTTTGAGGACGACATGTTCCGGGAGAAGTTAAGTGCGTGGCTGAGTGCCGGGGTGTGCGGTCACGAGATTGCCCATGTGCATCCCTTCGAGGCGGAGAGTCTCCCGCCCGAGGCCCAGCGGGTGGCGGCGGTGATCGCGGCGGATCTGCGGCGGCACAAGTCGATCATGGGCGTGTTCGACGAAGGCTGCATGGGCATGTTCAACGCGATCATTCCCGATGCGCTGTTGTTTCCCTGCGGCGTCTTCAAGGAACGGCTTTCGCAATCGGCGCTCTACTATGCCACGACCGAGGTCCCCGAGGCCGAGGCGCGCGCGGTGTTGGAGTGGTATCTGGCCAAAGGCCTGACATTTCATTTCGGGACCGATTCCGCCACGGAGCTCACCGAGGATCAGGTGTTGCAGCAGTGTAAACTCTACATCGCGGCGGTGCGCATCGCTGATGAGTTTGGCTGCGAAACGATTGGTATTCAGTATCAGCAAGGCCTGAAGGATCTGCTGCCGGCCTCGGACCTGGCGGAAGGCACGCTCAACAACGATGATCGACCACCGGTCGCGCGGGCCGACGGTTCCATCATTCGGGCAGGTGAGGCGATCGTGCATTTCAACGAAGTCGATGAGTGTGCGGGCCTGGACGGTCTGCTGATCAACCGCGTGCACCGGGCCATGAAGCAACCGGTCGAGACGACCTTGCACGACCTCCGGTGGGGCGACCGGGACGCCTCCGGCACGGTGGACGACTACGTGTGGGTTTGGTTGATCTCGGGCTCCGCGCCGCCCGCGCATCACGTCGGAGGCTGGGCCGGCTCGGATTCGCATCGGCAACCGCCCATGTATTTCCGCCTCGGTGGCGGCTCGCTGCGCGGCGTGGCCAAGCCGGGCGAGATCGTGTGGTCGCGCATCTACGTGACGGACGGTCGGCTCAATCTCGACATCGGCCGCGGCAAAGTGGTCGAACTGCCGGCGGAGGAGACCGAACGGCGTTGGCAGGCCACCACCTACCAATGGCCGATCATGCACGCGGTGACCTACGGTGTGAGTCGTGACCAAATGATGGCGCGCCACCAGGCCAACCACGTGCAGGTGGCCTATGCCCATTCGGCCGACGAGGCGGATGCGACACTGCAAGCCCGTGCGGCCTTGGCGCACGAACTCGGCATCACCGTCAGCTATTGCGGCACCCGCGCCGACGGCAGCCCCTTTTGA
- a CDS encoding FGGY-family carbohydrate kinase, translating into MKSDTYYLGIDVGTGSARAGIFDATGRTVATASQAIAMWKPTADHVEQSSEDIWRACGKAVRQALSLSGVKAQAIAGIGFDATCSLVALDADDRPVSVSTTGRDAQNVIVWMDHRAMPQADRINARSSTVLRYVGGAVSPEMQTPKLCWLKENLPDTWQRTARFLDLPDFLTYRATGDDTRSLCTTVCKWTYLGHRGSEGEGWDRPFFKGIGLDDLVEENFARIGQRIRPMGEPLGDGLTTQAARELGLAVGTPVAVAIIDAHAGGLGMLGARTGAKAITAAGLNRRLALIGGTSSCHMAVSPEPRFIRGVWGPYLSAMVPDFWLTEGGQSATGALIDHVIFTHGAAGKLKTAAKRAGQTPYQLLNARLDDMATAEGVSHPAELTRDLHVQPDFHGNRSPRADASLRGSIAGLTLSATLEDLARLYLATIQAVAHGTRHIIETMNARGYAINTLMVCGGGTKNPVFLREHADITGCTLVLPRESEAVLAGAAVLGAVAAGHHGTVMAAMSALNAAGEVIRPRRGRVAKYHDNKYKVFHRQHADFRAYRRLMNLN; encoded by the coding sequence ATGAAAAGTGACACCTATTACTTGGGCATCGACGTCGGCACGGGTAGTGCGCGGGCGGGTATCTTTGACGCGACGGGACGCACGGTGGCGACTGCCAGTCAGGCGATCGCGATGTGGAAGCCGACTGCCGATCACGTGGAGCAGTCCTCCGAAGACATCTGGCGGGCCTGCGGCAAAGCGGTGCGGCAGGCGCTGAGCCTTTCCGGTGTCAAAGCCCAGGCCATCGCGGGTATCGGATTTGATGCGACGTGTTCGTTGGTGGCACTCGATGCCGATGACCGACCCGTTTCCGTGAGCACGACGGGACGCGACGCGCAAAATGTGATCGTGTGGATGGACCACCGCGCGATGCCGCAGGCCGATCGCATCAACGCCCGTTCGTCGACCGTGCTGCGTTATGTCGGCGGGGCGGTGTCGCCGGAAATGCAGACGCCCAAGCTGTGTTGGTTGAAAGAAAACCTGCCGGACACCTGGCAACGCACGGCGCGATTTTTGGATCTGCCGGATTTCCTCACCTACCGCGCCACGGGGGATGACACGCGCTCGCTGTGCACGACGGTGTGCAAATGGACTTATCTCGGACACCGGGGCAGCGAGGGGGAAGGGTGGGATCGTCCCTTCTTTAAGGGCATTGGACTGGACGACCTGGTGGAGGAAAACTTTGCGCGTATCGGTCAACGCATCCGCCCAATGGGCGAGCCGCTGGGCGATGGGCTCACGACGCAAGCAGCCCGGGAACTCGGACTCGCCGTCGGCACGCCGGTCGCTGTCGCCATCATTGATGCGCACGCCGGTGGGCTCGGCATGCTCGGCGCCCGCACGGGAGCCAAGGCGATCACGGCAGCCGGTCTCAATCGACGCCTCGCGTTGATTGGCGGCACGTCGAGTTGTCACATGGCGGTATCGCCCGAGCCGCGCTTCATCCGCGGGGTCTGGGGACCGTATCTATCGGCCATGGTGCCGGATTTCTGGCTGACCGAGGGCGGACAATCGGCCACCGGCGCGCTGATTGATCATGTCATTTTTACCCACGGCGCGGCGGGCAAACTGAAGACGGCCGCGAAGCGCGCCGGGCAGACGCCCTACCAATTGCTCAATGCCCGACTGGACGACATGGCGACGGCGGAAGGGGTTTCTCATCCGGCGGAGCTCACGCGCGATCTGCACGTGCAGCCGGACTTTCACGGCAACCGTTCCCCGCGAGCTGACGCCAGTTTGCGCGGTAGTATCGCAGGGCTGACGCTCTCCGCCACGCTCGAGGATCTGGCCCGACTGTATCTGGCCACGATCCAGGCGGTGGCGCACGGCACGCGCCACATCATTGAAACGATGAACGCGCGGGGCTATGCCATCAACACGCTCATGGTCTGCGGCGGTGGCACCAAGAACCCGGTCTTTCTGCGGGAGCACGCCGACATCACCGGCTGCACGCTCGTCTTGCCGCGTGAATCCGAGGCCGTGTTGGCCGGTGCCGCCGTGCTGGGAGCCGTCGCGGCCGGCCACCATGGCACGGTCATGGCGGCCATGAGCGCGCTCAACGCGGCGGGCGAAGTGATCCGCCCCCGGCGCGGTCGCGTCGCAAAGTATCACGATAACAAATACAAAGTATTCCACCGGCAGCACGCCGACTTTCGCGCCTACCGGCGTCTGATGAACCTGAACTGA
- a CDS encoding DUF3748 domain-containing protein: MSAAIAAANPPFHVERQLTHAAQGHVLTNVNVWSPDGAWLVYDTRTDGFDGVFIERVRLTTGEVQRLYTSRQGAHCGVVTYSPTAERVVFIHGPEQPTADWSYGFSRRRGALVEVDRPGVSRSLDAMTYAPPFVAGALRGGSHVHVFSPDGQWVSFTYEDDVLAQLDAAPDSPAHEPNQRNVGVAVPAGPVRVPASHPRNHDGDWFSVVVTRTVAEPQPGSDEISKAFEEGWVGHDGYERADGQRQARALAFQGLVTAADGQTHAEVFIVDLPAELTRAGAAPLQGSATTRPAPPRGVSQRRLTFTSERRHRGVAAVPRHWLRVSPDGAAIAFLMRDDAGEAQLWTVSPRGGAPRQVTRNSQGVASAFTWSPDGRRIAHVMDGSVCVTDVASGGTRRLTERAAGDRVPSAEACVFSPDGRTIAFTRVVDGFQQIFVVAAGGESNANSM; the protein is encoded by the coding sequence ATGAGCGCGGCGATCGCGGCGGCGAACCCCCCTTTCCACGTGGAGCGACAACTTACGCACGCGGCCCAAGGGCACGTGTTGACCAACGTCAATGTCTGGTCGCCCGATGGCGCGTGGCTTGTTTACGACACGCGCACCGACGGTTTCGACGGCGTTTTCATTGAACGCGTGCGGCTGACGACGGGTGAGGTGCAACGCCTTTACACGTCCCGGCAGGGGGCGCACTGCGGCGTGGTGACTTACAGTCCCACGGCGGAGCGGGTCGTGTTCATTCACGGCCCGGAGCAGCCGACCGCCGATTGGAGCTACGGGTTCTCCCGCCGACGTGGTGCGCTGGTCGAGGTGGATCGCCCCGGGGTCTCGCGGTCCCTCGACGCCATGACCTACGCGCCGCCATTCGTGGCGGGCGCGCTGCGCGGTGGTTCGCATGTGCATGTATTCAGCCCGGACGGACAATGGGTGAGTTTTACCTACGAAGACGACGTGTTGGCGCAGCTCGATGCCGCTCCGGACTCACCGGCGCACGAACCGAATCAGCGCAATGTGGGCGTCGCGGTGCCCGCCGGTCCGGTGCGCGTGCCTGCATCCCATCCGCGCAACCACGACGGCGATTGGTTTTCGGTCGTGGTGACGCGCACCGTCGCGGAGCCCCAACCCGGTTCGGACGAGATCAGCAAGGCCTTCGAGGAAGGTTGGGTCGGGCACGACGGGTATGAACGGGCCGACGGTCAACGCCAGGCGCGGGCGCTTGCCTTTCAAGGCTTGGTCACGGCGGCCGACGGCCAAACCCACGCCGAAGTCTTCATCGTTGATTTGCCCGCAGAGCTCACCCGGGCGGGGGCGGCCCCGCTGCAGGGTAGCGCGACCACGCGGCCCGCGCCGCCACGCGGTGTCAGCCAACGCCGCCTCACCTTCACCAGCGAGCGACGGCATCGGGGCGTGGCGGCCGTGCCACGGCACTGGCTGCGCGTATCGCCGGATGGTGCCGCGATTGCATTTCTCATGCGGGACGACGCGGGCGAGGCTCAACTCTGGACGGTGTCGCCGCGCGGCGGTGCACCCCGGCAGGTGACGCGCAATTCGCAGGGCGTGGCGTCGGCCTTCACGTGGAGCCCCGACGGTCGCCGCATCGCGCACGTAATGGACGGCAGCGTGTGCGTCACCGACGTCGCCTCCGGCGGCACGCGCCGACTCACGGAGCGCGCGGCCGGGGATCGGGTGCCATCGGCGGAGGCGTGTGTGTTTTCGCCCGATGGTCGCACCATCGCGTTCACGCGGGTGGTCGATGGGTTTCAACAGATTTTTGTGGTCGCCGCAGGAGGCGAATCCAACGCGAACAGCATGTGA
- a CDS encoding sodium:solute symporter codes for MPQSHFTSLDLVVLVGYFIATLAVGFSFWKKSRSVEGFTAASGSLPGWVTGLSILGTYVSSISFLALPGKAFAGNWNSFVFSLSIPLAAWIGVKYFLPFYRNSGTVSAYSHLEARFGKWARIYASACYLLTQVARIGVVTYLTALPMHVLLGWDIRMIILVTGVVTTLYTFVGGIVGVIWTDAIQTIVLMLGAVVCALLMIFGLPEGPGQVFTVAAEHGKFSLGSFGPSLMGPTFWVVLVYGLVINLQNFGVDQNYVQRYHTSRSDAEARKSVWLGSLLYVPLSALFFFIGTALFAYYTTNPAALPEVYQDPARSDSVFPWFIVSELPSGLTGLLVASIFAAAMSTISSSLNSTATIVLNDYYLRFTRPQADERSKMKVLHFATVVSGVLGTIIAFAMINVRSALDAWWTLAGIFGGGMLGLFLLGFLSRADGKASALIAVAVGVLVIMWMSLSPKWGGALAAFASPFHSFLTIVFGTAALLLTGLLATTFLPRGKSSNAS; via the coding sequence ATGCCCCAAAGTCACTTCACTTCGCTGGACCTCGTGGTCCTGGTTGGATATTTCATCGCCACGCTCGCCGTCGGGTTTTCCTTCTGGAAAAAAAGTCGTTCGGTGGAGGGATTCACCGCGGCGAGCGGCAGTCTGCCGGGGTGGGTGACGGGGTTGTCCATTCTGGGCACCTACGTGAGCAGCATCAGTTTTCTGGCGCTGCCCGGCAAGGCCTTCGCGGGGAACTGGAACTCGTTTGTATTCAGTTTATCGATTCCGTTGGCTGCGTGGATCGGGGTGAAGTATTTCCTGCCGTTTTACCGCAACAGCGGCACGGTCTCGGCTTATTCACACCTGGAGGCGCGCTTCGGCAAATGGGCCCGCATTTACGCCAGTGCCTGTTATCTGCTCACGCAGGTCGCGCGCATTGGTGTCGTGACCTATCTCACGGCGCTGCCCATGCATGTGCTGCTGGGGTGGGACATCCGCATGATCATTCTGGTCACGGGGGTGGTGACGACGCTCTACACGTTTGTGGGAGGCATCGTCGGCGTGATCTGGACCGATGCGATCCAGACGATCGTGCTCATGCTGGGGGCCGTGGTGTGCGCATTGTTGATGATCTTCGGTTTGCCCGAAGGCCCCGGTCAGGTGTTCACGGTGGCGGCGGAGCACGGCAAGTTCAGCCTCGGCAGTTTTGGCCCGAGTCTCATGGGCCCGACGTTCTGGGTGGTGCTGGTCTACGGTCTGGTCATCAACCTGCAGAACTTCGGCGTCGATCAAAACTACGTGCAGCGCTACCACACCTCCCGAAGTGACGCCGAGGCGCGCAAGAGCGTGTGGCTGGGCAGTCTGCTCTACGTGCCGTTGTCGGCCTTGTTCTTCTTCATCGGCACGGCGCTCTTTGCTTACTACACGACCAATCCGGCGGCGCTGCCCGAGGTCTATCAGGACCCGGCCCGCAGTGACTCGGTGTTTCCGTGGTTCATTGTTTCGGAGTTGCCGTCGGGTCTGACCGGTTTGCTGGTGGCATCGATTTTTGCCGCCGCGATGAGCACGATCTCGAGCAGCCTCAACTCGACCGCGACCATCGTTCTCAACGATTACTACCTGCGTTTCACCCGGCCCCAGGCCGACGAACGGTCGAAGATGAAGGTGCTCCATTTCGCCACGGTCGTATCGGGTGTGCTCGGCACCATCATCGCATTCGCCATGATCAACGTGCGCAGCGCGCTCGACGCGTGGTGGACGCTGGCCGGCATTTTCGGCGGCGGTATGCTCGGGTTGTTTCTACTCGGGTTTCTCTCCCGTGCGGACGGCAAGGCCTCGGCTCTCATCGCCGTTGCGGTGGGCGTGTTGGTCATCATGTGGATGAGCTTGTCGCCCAAGTGGGGCGGGGCGCTCGCCGCGTTTGCGAGCCCCTTCCACAGTTTTCTCACCATCGTATTCGGCACGGCGGCGCTGCTGCTGACCGGTCTGCTGGCGACCACCTTCCTGCCGCGGGGTAAATCCTCGAACGCTTCATGA
- a CDS encoding FG-GAP repeat domain-containing protein — MKTSLSFASILRAPGAMLAGLAALASMPSIAPAAPAGAVTQIAYNHPGLITDLGVGLWAWPLPMDWNEDGLMDLVVACTDTPSNGVYVFLNTGEYDPVTRLPLFGPGDNIGPAGKGPSPQVSYIDGQPMVTTKGAYYPDFRNSGLAHPVTLGDPTAIHIGEGNVRANQWKFVDHDGDGDLDLAVGIGFWGDYGWDDAWDQDGTWTNGPLHGYVYLLENTGTTADPVYGEPSKLTTIEGNPLDVYGMPSPSFEDFDQDGDLDILCGEFVDGFTYFENVGTRTTPRYAAGRELMVGGKPLKMELCMITPVAVDFNGDGVLDLVVGDEDGRVAFIEGTGALVDGVPQFLTPRYFRQRADALKFGALSAPVSVDWDGDGLEDLIVGDTAGHIGFIKNLGGDTPRWAAPVYLAAGDEVLREMAGPNGSIQGPAEAKWGYTNPSVGDWDGDGLLDVVTNGIWGKILLYRNVGTVTAPRLAAAEPIKVAWSGETPKPSWVWWTPEPGALVTQWRTTPQLIDWNQDGLLDLVMLDPDGYLAFFERSRTPDGALVLQAPQRIFRGEGVSEFDSKGRPVNEVSGLLRLNSRDAGGSGRRTFTFFDWDRDGQLDLLVNSDTNINVLRGLGRDAAGLWSFQDDGPVSTTRLAAHSTTPTVAHWGDREVLVIGAEDGHFYSLSLQP, encoded by the coding sequence ATGAAAACATCCCTTTCCTTCGCTTCGATTCTGCGCGCTCCCGGCGCGATGCTCGCGGGTCTGGCCGCGCTGGCATCAATGCCTTCGATCGCTCCGGCCGCTCCCGCGGGAGCGGTTACCCAGATCGCCTACAATCACCCCGGGTTGATCACCGACCTGGGCGTGGGCCTGTGGGCGTGGCCTCTGCCCATGGATTGGAACGAAGACGGCCTGATGGATCTCGTCGTGGCCTGCACCGACACGCCCTCCAACGGGGTGTATGTTTTTCTGAATACGGGCGAGTATGACCCGGTCACGCGCCTGCCGCTCTTCGGGCCGGGCGACAACATCGGCCCCGCCGGCAAAGGACCTTCGCCGCAGGTTTCCTACATTGATGGTCAACCGATGGTGACCACCAAGGGGGCCTACTATCCCGACTTTCGTAACTCGGGTCTCGCGCATCCGGTGACCCTCGGCGACCCCACGGCGATTCACATCGGGGAGGGCAACGTGCGCGCCAATCAGTGGAAATTCGTCGATCACGATGGCGATGGAGACCTCGATCTGGCCGTGGGTATCGGCTTCTGGGGCGATTACGGTTGGGACGATGCCTGGGATCAGGACGGCACGTGGACCAATGGACCGCTTCACGGCTACGTTTATCTGTTGGAAAACACCGGCACGACGGCCGACCCCGTTTACGGCGAACCGTCCAAACTCACCACCATCGAGGGAAATCCCCTCGACGTGTATGGCATGCCGTCGCCCAGTTTCGAGGACTTCGACCAGGATGGTGACCTCGATATCCTGTGCGGTGAATTCGTCGATGGTTTCACCTATTTCGAAAATGTGGGAACGCGCACCACGCCGCGCTACGCGGCAGGTCGGGAACTCATGGTCGGCGGCAAGCCCCTGAAAATGGAACTGTGCATGATCACCCCCGTGGCGGTGGACTTCAACGGTGACGGGGTGCTCGATCTGGTGGTCGGCGACGAGGACGGTCGGGTTGCGTTCATCGAAGGCACCGGAGCGTTGGTCGATGGTGTGCCGCAATTCCTGACTCCCCGGTATTTCCGCCAACGGGCCGACGCGCTGAAATTTGGCGCGCTTTCGGCGCCGGTGAGCGTCGATTGGGACGGGGATGGACTAGAGGACTTGATCGTCGGCGACACCGCCGGTCACATCGGGTTCATCAAGAATCTCGGCGGTGACACGCCACGCTGGGCGGCGCCGGTTTACCTGGCGGCCGGCGATGAAGTCCTGCGCGAAATGGCGGGTCCCAACGGTTCGATTCAAGGACCGGCCGAAGCCAAGTGGGGTTACACCAACCCGAGCGTGGGCGATTGGGACGGCGACGGCCTGCTCGACGTCGTGACCAATGGCATTTGGGGCAAAATTTTGTTGTATCGCAACGTCGGCACCGTCACGGCGCCGCGTCTCGCCGCCGCGGAACCGATCAAAGTCGCTTGGTCCGGCGAGACCCCGAAACCGAGCTGGGTCTGGTGGACGCCGGAGCCCGGTGCGCTCGTAACGCAATGGCGCACGACGCCCCAGCTCATCGATTGGAATCAGGACGGATTGCTGGACTTGGTCATGTTGGACCCGGATGGCTACCTCGCCTTCTTTGAGCGGAGCCGCACGCCGGACGGCGCTTTGGTTTTGCAAGCCCCGCAGCGCATCTTCCGCGGGGAAGGGGTGTCCGAGTTTGACAGCAAGGGACGGCCCGTGAACGAGGTATCCGGTTTGTTGCGACTGAACTCCCGGGACGCGGGCGGCAGCGGCCGTCGCACCTTCACCTTCTTTGATTGGGACCGTGACGGGCAGCTCGATCTGCTCGTGAACAGCGATACCAACATCAACGTCCTGCGCGGGCTCGGTCGTGATGCCGCGGGACTCTGGAGTTTTCAAGACGATGGACCGGTCAGCACGACCCGGCTCGCAGCCCATTCCACCACGCCGACGGTGGCGCACTGGGGGGACCGTGAGGTTTTGGTCATCGGTGCCGAAGACGGCCACTTTTACTCCCTTTCTCTCCAACCATGA
- a CDS encoding 3-keto-disaccharide hydrolase, with protein MKKQLSLLVILTAVASFAVAADDGFVSIFNGRDLTGWKPTEEKPGSFSVENGTLKVSDGRAHLFYVGETGAPDIRNFELKAKVKTLPQANGGVYFHTQYQATGWPTVGFECQVNSTHRDPKKTGSLYGVVNVLALADGEEIPPGSLANTVRDRAPSTDGEWFDYFIKVDGNRVILKVNGETTVDWTQPRDFDPATALKNMPGRKLGSGTFALQGHDPGSVMFYKDIQLKITD; from the coding sequence ATGAAAAAGCAACTCTCCCTGTTGGTCATCCTCACCGCCGTCGCGTCGTTCGCCGTCGCGGCCGACGATGGCTTTGTCTCCATCTTCAACGGCCGTGATCTCACGGGCTGGAAACCCACTGAGGAAAAGCCGGGTTCCTTCAGCGTGGAAAACGGCACTCTGAAAGTGAGCGACGGACGCGCCCACCTTTTTTACGTGGGAGAGACCGGCGCTCCGGACATCCGTAACTTTGAGCTCAAGGCCAAGGTGAAGACGCTGCCGCAGGCCAACGGGGGCGTTTATTTTCACACCCAGTATCAGGCGACCGGCTGGCCGACGGTGGGTTTTGAGTGCCAGGTCAACAGCACGCACCGCGATCCCAAGAAAACGGGCAGCCTTTACGGCGTCGTCAATGTGCTCGCGCTGGCCGACGGAGAGGAGATTCCGCCCGGCAGTCTGGCCAACACCGTGCGCGACCGCGCGCCCAGCACCGACGGCGAGTGGTTCGACTATTTCATCAAGGTTGATGGCAACCGCGTCATTCTGAAAGTGAACGGTGAAACCACCGTGGATTGGACCCAGCCCCGGGACTTCGATCCCGCCACCGCCCTCAAAAACATGCCCGGCCGTAAACTTGGATCGGGCACGTTTGCCCTGCAGGGACACGACCCCGGAAGCGTGATGTTCTACAAGGACATCCAGTTGAAAATCACCGACTGA
- a CDS encoding dihydrodipicolinate synthase family protein has product MKIDSASAPRAPSLSPAPTQGVFAALWLPTDASGQLLQAELAENLSFLRQHGVHGVLALGSTGEFPHFDLEQRKQALALVAELADPLPVIANVSDIRPQVVAELGRFAREIGLPAITIMPPGFFPSSQDDLLAHFLHAAESSGLPTFLYNFPELTGTRIGLETVAAFAEQANMVGIKQSGGEFAYHRELIQLGREKDFVVFSGADTRLPEVFGLGATGCIGGLVNIVPELMVHLYEVSRTDKAGDIQPAFDRLAEVGAVLDRLTFPLNVAAGLEARGLHPGAPKAVVSSGSQRLYGEIVDELSRLFAEWELPLGAAAAPSTS; this is encoded by the coding sequence ATGAAGATAGATTCAGCTTCAGCGCCTCGCGCTCCCTCCCTTTCACCCGCGCCGACCCAAGGGGTTTTCGCCGCCCTTTGGCTGCCGACCGACGCGTCGGGTCAACTTCTCCAAGCCGAGTTGGCGGAGAACCTTTCCTTTCTGCGCCAGCACGGCGTGCATGGCGTGCTGGCGTTGGGTAGCACCGGCGAGTTCCCTCATTTTGATCTGGAGCAGCGCAAGCAGGCTCTGGCTCTGGTGGCGGAGCTCGCCGATCCGCTGCCGGTTATCGCCAATGTGAGCGACATTCGCCCCCAGGTGGTGGCCGAGCTTGGTCGCTTTGCCCGCGAGATCGGTCTGCCCGCGATCACGATCATGCCGCCGGGATTCTTCCCGTCGTCGCAGGACGATCTGCTGGCCCACTTCCTCCACGCGGCGGAGTCCTCGGGATTGCCGACGTTTCTCTACAACTTCCCCGAACTCACCGGGACGCGCATCGGGCTCGAAACGGTCGCGGCCTTCGCCGAGCAGGCCAACATGGTGGGCATCAAGCAAAGTGGCGGCGAATTCGCCTACCACCGCGAGTTGATCCAACTGGGGCGCGAAAAAGACTTCGTGGTGTTCTCCGGCGCGGACACGCGGTTGCCCGAGGTGTTCGGCCTCGGCGCCACGGGTTGCATCGGCGGTTTGGTCAACATCGTGCCGGAACTCATGGTGCACCTTTACGAGGTGAGCCGGACGGACAAGGCGGGCGACATTCAACCGGCGTTTGACCGGCTGGCCGAAGTGGGCGCGGTGTTGGACCGCCTCACGTTCCCGCTCAACGTCGCGGCCGGTCTGGAGGCGAGGGGATTGCATCCCGGGGCGCCCAAAGCGGTTGTCTCTTCCGGCTCGCAGCGACTCTATGGAGAGATCGTCGACGAACTCAGCCGGCTCTTCGCCGAGTGGGAACTCCCGCTCGGTGCCGCGGCCGCTCCGTCCACCTCCTGA